A stretch of the Macaca mulatta isolate MMU2019108-1 chromosome 14, T2T-MMU8v2.0, whole genome shotgun sequence genome encodes the following:
- the ZBTB44 gene encoding zinc finger and BTB domain-containing protein 44 isoform X15: MLIHSGIKPFQCDRCGKKFTRAYSLKMHRLKHEGKRCFRCQICSATFTSFGEYKHHMRVSRHIIRKPRIYECKTCGAMFTNSGNLIVHLRSLNHEASELANYFQSSDFLVPDYLNQEQEETLVQYDLGEHGFESNSSVQMPVISQVSSTQNCESTFPLGSLGGLAEKEEEVPEQPKTSACAEATRDDPPKSELSSITIDTTPKAKNHD, from the exons ATGCTCATCCACTCAG GAATTAAACCATTTCAGTGTGACCGCTGTGGGAAAAAGTTCACCAGGGCTTACTCGCTAAAGATGCATCGCCTAAAGCATGAAGGTAAACGCTGTTTCCGGTGCCAGATATGTAGTGCCACTTTCACTTCCTTCGGGGAATATAAACACCACATGAGGGTTTCCCGGCACATTATCCGCAAGCCTCGGATTTACGAGTGCAAAACATGTGGCGCCATGTTCACCAACTCTGGAAATTTAATCGTGCACCTGAGGAGTCTGAACCATGAAGCATCAGAGCTAGCAAACTACTTCCAGAGCAG TGATTTCCTAGTACCGGACTACTTAAACCAGGAACAAGAAGAGACCCTTGTTCAATATGATCTTGGAGAACACGGTTTTGAAAGCAACTCCTCTGTTCAAATGCCTGTAATTTCACAGGTCTCCTCAACCCAGAATTGTGAAAGCACTTTTCCCTTGGGGTCTCTTGGTGGGCTggcagaaaaagaggaagaagtgcCAGAGCAGCCAAAGACCAGTGCTTGTGCTGAGGCAACCAGAGATGACCCCCCAAAATCAGAGCTGTCTTCTATAACTATTGA TACCACTCCAAAGGCAAAGAACCATGATTGA